The stretch of DNA GACCGATTTGGCCTTGTTGCTTTGGAGCTGGCCGATGAAGTGCCAGCGGAGGTCCAGGTCCTGGAGCCGGGCGGCCTTGTCCGAGGCTTCCTGGTCCCTGTTCTCGCCGACATCCGTGATGCCCAGTGCTGACAGCCGGCGGACGTCCGCCGCAGGGTGGAACTTGGTGACAACGACCAGCTGCGGCGGGTTCCCCTGCCGGCCGGCGTCGGCCACGGCGCCGTCGATCCGCTGCCGGACGGCGGCCAGCCGCTCCCTCAGCTGCGCCGTACGGGCGTCAGCCGGCGGAACACCGGCGGCCCCGTCCGATGTCCCGGGCCCGGCCACCGGTCCGCGCTCAGTCATTGGTCCAGTCGCTGCCGACGGTCCACACCGGGCCCGCAAACCGGCCCGTGTTGCTGTCGCGGCGGTAGGAGAACAGTGTTTCGTCTTCGAGCGTGCAGCCGCCGGAGTACTCGACCGTGACGTCGTCGGCTTCCAGTTGGCCGCGGACGCCGGCCGGCAGGTCCAGTCCCGGCGTCCCCCGGGAGGTGCTGCACCAGGTCGCCGGGACGAGGGCCGCAACCTCGGCACGCATGGCGTCCGGGACCTCGTAGCAGTTCCCGCAGATCGAGGGACCTAGCCAGGCGCTGATCCGTCCGGACCCGAGCGCCCGCAGCCGCGCCACGGCTGCGTGGACGATGCCGGAGGCGACGCCGGGACGTCCGGCGTGCACGACGCCCAGAAGGGGCGCACCGGCCGCCGGTTCCCCCACGAGTACCACGGGGACACAGTCGGCCACCATCACGGCCAGCGGCCCGCCGCGGGACACCATGGCATCGGCGGTCAGGGCAGTCTGTGCCGGCCCGGCGGCGGCCGCTGCGGGGTCGATGACGGCGACGTCGCTGCCGTGGACCTGGTTCATGTACTGGAAGCGGCGCGTGCCCAGTCCGGCGGCGAGTTCGAGTTCCCGGCGGCGGAGCCGGACCTGGGCCGGATCGTCACCGACATGGAGTGCAAGGTTGCCGGCGGCGGCGTCGGTGAACGCCACCCACACGCCTGGCCGGACTTCAGCCCGCCACGAGAACAATCAGAACACCGTCACATTCGTTTGCATTACCGGGAACCCGGTGGCAGCACCATGGCACCGCCGGGGCAGTGCCATGGATGCCGAGAGGTTCTACTTCAGGAAGTCGGGGACATCCAGGTCATCCGAGTGCCGGCCGGACAGGTCCGGTTCCACAACGGAGGGCAGGTCGACGTCGAAGCCCGAGTCGGCCGGCACGGCGGACGGGCGCTGCTGGCCCCAGCCGCCGTAGCTCGGAGCACCGACGGTGGCGTGCAGCGGCTGGACCTGGGCGGAGGAAGGAGCCTGGGCCGGAGCCGGCGCGGCCGGGCGCTGGGGTGCGGCCGGCAGGGACTGGTCCATGGACGGCGAGGTGGCCTTGACGTCGTCGAAGCCCGCGGCGATGACGGTGACCCGGGCCTCGTCACCGAGGGCGTCGTCGATGACCGCGCCGAAGATGATGTTGGCCTCCGGGTGGGCCACTTCCTGGACGAGGCGGGCTGCCTCGTTGATCTCAAACAGGCCAAGGTCCGAGCCGCCCTGAATGGACAGCAGGACACCGTGGGCGCCGTCGATCGAGGCCTCCAGCAGCGGGGAGGCGATGGCGAGCTCCGCAGCCTTCACCGCACGGTCCTCACCGCGGGCCGAGCCGATGCCCATGAGCGCCGAGCCTGCGCCCTGCATAACGGACTTGACGTCGGCGAAGTCGAGGTTGATCAGGCCGGGCGTGGTGATCAGGTCGGTGATGCCCTGGACACCGGACAGCAGGACCTGGTCGGCGGAGCGGAACGCGTCAAGGACGGAAACATTGCGGTCACTGATGGAGAGCAGCCGGTCGTTCGGGATGACGATCAGGGTATCGACCTCGTCACGCAGGGCGTCGATGCCGGCTTCGGCCGAGCCGGCGCGGCGGCGGCCCTCGAAGGTGAACGGGCGGGTGACGACGCCGATGGTCAGCGCGCCGAGCGAGCGGGCGATGCGGGCGACGACGGGGGCGCCACCGGTACCGGTGCCGCCGCCTTCTCCGGCGGTGACAAAGACCATGTCCGCGCCACGGATGACCTCTTCGATTTCCTCGGCGTGGTCCTCCGCAGCCTGCCTGCCGACCTCCGGGTTCGCACCGGCTCCCAGGCCGCGCGTCAGTTCACGCCCGATGTCGAGCTTGACGTCTGCATCGCTCATCAACAATGCCTGCGCATCGGTGTTGACCGCGATGAATTCGACGCCGCGAAGACCGACCTCGATCATGCGGTTGACTGCGTTCACGCCACCGCCGCCGATGCCGACGACCTTGATGACGGCCAAGTAATTCTGCGGAGCTGCCACGTTACGTGTCCCTTGTTCGTGTTCTGTTGCGAAAACTGTTGGAGTCGGGCTTGAATCTTTGAACCTTAACCTTCGACTTGAAGGTTATAGTTATGTCAAGTAACTCATGTTGTGACGCTATTTCCTATGTAGATGACATTCAATAACCGGCTCCGCGTGTCGCGCGAATACCGGCGAAATACCCGTTTATTGGGCTCTCCGTGTGCCCTCCTTGTGCTTCGCACCGCCTTTCGGACAGGTTAGCCGATTGATCCGCCCGGCAACTGATCGGCTGCTATCGGGTGACCGGGTGCCGCGGCACGCTGACATCGTAGATCCGGACGGGATTCTTGGGATCCGCGGGTGCCTTCAGGAGTGCAGCGAGCACGCGCGCCTTGAGCTCCTTCTCCCCCGCGTTTCCCCAGACGATCGTCTGCCCGTCGACGAGTCTGAGCTCGACGGCGTCCACGGACTTCGCCGAGGCATCGGACAGCTTGGCGAGTACGTCGGCGGGGAGCGCCCCGAGGACTCCGGTGATGGCCTGGAAGAGATCTTTCGGCAGGGTTCCGCCTCCCCCGTCGATGACCGGCAACGGTATCGAGTCGGGGTCGGTGGTGGTGCTGAGCTGGATGCCGTCGACGTCCACCAACTGGAAGGTGGTCCCCTGCCTGACCAGGGCAACGGGAACGCGTTCCGTGATGTGGACCTGCAGCGTCGCAGGCGGATGCGCCTGGGTGGAAACCGCCTTGACCTGGACCAGCGGCTGCAGAAGGGCCGCGACGTCCTCCTCGCCGATCTGCGGCAGCGGCTTGCCCTGAAGCGGCGCGAGGGCCGCCTGGACCTGCTCCGCGCTCAACAGCTTTGTGCCCTCCACGGTGACGGTGCGCAGGGCCAGCAGCGGCGAGTAGACGGCCGTCGCCACAATCCCCGCCATCAGGACCACCAGGATGCCGACGGTGGTCAGGAAAATCCGTTTCCGCCGTTTGGCCTTGGGCTCCGGGAAGGACAGCACATTGTCCTGGGCCCCCGCCGGGGATGTGCCCGGCTTGGGCTCCCCCGCGGTCCCGCCGCTGCCGGCCCTGGCCGTCTGGACTGTGCCCTTGGCCGGGTTCCGGCCTGCCGCCTTGGCTGGGTTCTGCCCTGCGTTCTGCCCTGGGGCCTGGCCTGCGGAGGAGGATTTGGACGCCGAAATGACCTCGGACGACGGTGCGGCCGGCGCCCGGGTGCGGGCCTTGTAAGTGGGGCGGCGGGTGCTAGGCACCGTGGGCCTCCGCGTTTGATGACGCGGTGTCCAGGGGTTCCGTCTCCAGGGCTTCGACGTTCAGGGCTTCGACGATCAGCGGGCCGTATGCCGTGACGTCGCCCGCTCCGGCGGTCAGCACGATGTCGCCGGGCCGCGCGGCCGCAAGGACCGCCTGCACGGACTCGTGGCCTGGGCCGACGAGCCGGCCGCCGGGGCCGAGGTGATCGGCGATCAGCTGGCTGCTGACGCCGGGGATCGGGTCCTCGCGGGCCGGATAGATGTCCAGGACCAGCGCGGTGTCCGCGGCGTTGAGGGCATCGGCGAACTCACGGGCGAATTCGCGCGTCCGGGAAAACAGGTGGGGCTGGAAGAGCACGTGCACCTTGTGGCCGCTGGCGACAGAGCGCGCGGCGGACAGCGCGGCGCGGACTTCGGTGGGGTGGTGGGCATAGTCGTCGTAGACCCGGACACCCCGGCCCTCCCCCTTGAATTCGAAGCGGCGTGAAGCACCGGAGAAGTCCGCCAGCGCACCGGCGGCAACTCCGGGATCGATGCCGAGTTCCAGCGCGACGGCGAACGCGGCCGCCGCGTTGAGGGCGTTGTGGCGTCCCGGGACGTGCAGCTCGAGGGCGAACCGTCCGGCGGGTGTGCTGATCGCAACGTCGCCCGGGCCGCCGTCGTGCAGCCTGATCCGGGCCTCCGGCGAAGTCCCGTACAGGACTACCCGGGTGTTGCCACGTTCGATCGTGCGCCGCGCCAGCGCGCTGGCGCCCGCGTCGTCGGCGCAGGCGACCAGGACGCCGTCGGCCGGCAGCAGCGCGGTGAAACGGTCGAAGGAGGCGTAGACGGCTTCTGCGGTGCCGTAGTAGTCCAGGTGGTCGGGTTCGACGTTGGTCACCACCGCGATCTGCGGGCGGTAGTTCAGGAAGGAGCCGTCGGATTCGTCGGCTTCGGCCACGAAGACCGGCGAGCTGCCGGTGGCGGCGTTGACCCCGAGTGCCGGGACGTTCGCTCCGATCGCGAAGGACGGGTCCAGCCCGGCGCCCTGCAGCAGTACGGTGATCATAGACGTCGTGGTGGACTTGCCGTGCGTCCCGGCGACTGTCACGACGGTGTCCTCCGCCATCGTCGCGGCCAGCGCTTCGGAGCGGTGGATCATGGGCAGGCCTGCGGAGCGCGCTGCAACAAGTTCGGGGTTGTCCGGGCGGATTGCCGAGCCGGCGACCACGGTCTGGGCATCACCGAGGTTCGCGGCGGCGTAGCCGACGGCGATCCTTGCACCGGCGGCGGCCAGGTCGGCCATGACGGGCAGGTCCTTGGCGTCGGAACCGCTCACGGTGACGCCGCGCGCCACCATGATGCGGGCGACGGCGGACATGCCGACCCCGCCGACGCCGATGAAGTGCACGCGGCCCAGGGATTCCTGGCTGCGGACGGCCTGGCTGGTTCCGGGCTGCTTGTCGGGTTGCATTTTCGACTGCGTCATGGGGTTACCGCTTCCTGCCTTGCTGTTTCAATGGCGTTGCCGCTTCAAGGACGAGACCGGCCATGCGCCGGTCGGCGTCGCGGATGCCGAGGTGTTCTGAACTGGCCGCCATCCGGGCCAGCCGCTCATCGTCCAGCATCAGCGGGATGATGTTTTCGCTGACCCAAGCGGGCGTGAAGGCGTTGTCCGCAACCATCAGGGCACCGCCGCTGTCCACGAGGCCTGCCGCGTTCAGCGCCTGCTCGCCGTTGCCGATCGGCAGCGGGACGAAGACGGCAGGCAGCCCGACGGCGGCCACTTCGCAGACCGTGGCCGCACCGGCACGGGCCAGCAGCAGGTCCGCGGCGGCGTACACCGATTCCATGCCGTCCACGTATTCGACCTGCCGGTACCCGGGTGCGGAGAGCGGCCTGCCGTCGGCGTCGTGCACCGCTTTCCCGCGGCCGGTGATGTGCAGGGTCTGGATGCCGGCCTCGGCGAGGGCATCGATGGACGCCGCCAGGGTCCGGTTGATGCTCTGGGCGCCGGAGGAACCGCCGGTGACGATCAGGGCCGGCTGCTGCGGATCCAGCCCCAAGGCAGCCCGGGCCGAAGCCCTGGCAGCCACACGGTCGAGGCCGGAGATTTCGGCGCGCATCGGCATGCCCACGTGCACTGCCCCGGGCAGCCGCGTCGCGGCGAACGCCACGGCCACCCGGCCGCCCAGCAGTGCCCCGACCCGGTTTGCCAGGCCCGGACGGGTGTTGGCCTCGTGGACGACGATGGGGATGTTACGGCACCGGGCGGCGAGGTACATCGGCGTGCACACGTAGCCTCCGACGCCCACCAGGACGTCGGCCTTGGCCTCATCCAGGATGGCGCCGGCCTGTTTCACGGCGCCCGCCAGCCGGCCGGGCAGCCGCAGCAGCTCCAGCGAGGGCTTGCGGGGCAACGGGACGCGGCTGATGGTGGCGAGCTTGAGCCCGGCAGCCGGGACCAGCCGGGCTTCCATGCCACCCGGTGTGCCGACGGCGAGGAGCCGCACCCCCGGGCGGGCCTGGCGGAGCGCGTCCGCGATGGCCAGGAGCGGGCTGATGTGCCCGGCTGTTCCGCCGCCGGCCAGGACGACGGAAAAGCCGGTTGAAGGCGAATCGGTATTCATAAAGGGGCTACTTACGCTTTCCTGCGGGGATCTTCCGGGCGCGGACTTTGGCTGTGGGGTTCCGGGGTAGGGGGTTCCTGGGGGCGGGGTTCCGGGGTGCGGGGTTCCGCGCAGGATCCCCCGCGGCGGAGCGCTTACGCAGCGACCTGGCCAGTCCGGCCGGGCCGAACCGGAGCAGCCCCTTGGGCCGGAGAGCGGGTGCCATCTGTGCCCTGGCGAGGGACAGAACGACGCCGATGGCCGCCAGCGACATCAGAAGGGCCGAGCCGCCGTAGGAAATGAACGGCAGGGGCAGTCCGACCACAGGGGCCAGTCCCGTCACGACCGCCATATTGACGGTTGCCTGGCCCAGCAGCCAGACCATGATGGAGCCGGCGAGGACACGGTGGAAGATGTCCTGCTGGGCCACCACAACACGGTAGATCGCGGTGCCGAGGATCGCGAAAAGAGCCAGCACGACGAGCGTCCCCACGAGTCCCAGCTCCTCGCCGATGATGGCGAAGATGAAGTCGTTGTGGGCTTCCGGGATCCAGCTGTACTTCTGCCGGCTCTGGCCCAGTCCGACGCCAAACCAGCCTCCGGAGGCGAGCCCGTAAATGCCGTTGGTCGACTGGTAATTCAGGTCGGTCCCGTCGGCGCAGGTCTGGCCGGTCCAGGACAGGATGCGGCACATGCGGTTCGGGCTCGTGACGGCCAGGACCGCGGTCCCGAGTGCCAGGGCCACACCGGCGAGGCCGAACAGGTAGAGCCGTACTCCGGCGAAGAACAGCGCCGCCGCCATGATGACCATAACAATCATCGCGGTGCCGAGGTCGTTTCCGGCCAGGATGAGTCCCAGCACCGCGGCGGCGCCCGGGAACACCACCGGGACCAGGACATGCCGCCAATGGGTGAGGAGCTTGGCCTTGCGGTTAAGCACGGTGGCCATCCAAAGTGCCAGCGCAAGCTTCGCGGCCTCGGAGGGCTGGAAGGTGAAGGGCCCGACGTCGATCCAGTTCTGGTTGCCGAGCGTGCTGCGTCCGACCGCGAGCACCAGTCCGAGCAGGATGACCGCGAGGAACATGGCCGGCCAGGCGACGCGCTTGAGCCACACCACGTTGACGCGAGAGAGCACGAACATCACAAACACGCCGATCGCGGCGAACAGCCCCTGCTTGAGGGCCGCCGAGTACGGTGATTCCCCCGCCGCGATGGCTTCCACGCTGGAGGCCGAGAGCACCATCATGATACCGATCGCGGTCAGTGCCAGGGTGGATCCGAGGATCAGGTAATAGGTGGAACCGTTGCGGGACTTGCCGTTTCCCTCCAGGGCCGCCCAGAAGGCCCGGTACCCCCCGCGGAGCTTCTCCGGGAGGGTCCTGGGCGCCGCGGGGGACTTCGCGGTGCTTGCTTTAGCGGCCGGCGTCGTGGCGACGGCGGGCCTGGCCGCCGTCGTACGTGTGGGCGTGCTGGCCATTCTCACTCCTCGCTGGTCTGAGCCTGCCCCTCCACCAGCTCGCGGACAGCTTCGATAAAGGCGTCGCCACGGTGAGCGTAGGAAGAGAACTGATCCATGGAAGCAGCCGCCGGGGCCAGGAGCACAGTGTCACCGGAGGCGGCCAGCTGTGCCGCCGACGCGACGGCCCGGGCCATCACAGTCTCGCTGAAAATCGGCGAAGGTATTGCACCGGCATGGGCCGTCCCGGCAGTCTGCACATTTTCAGTGTCGCCCTTCGCCTCGCTGATCACGGGGACATCCGGTGCGTGTCGCTGCAGCGCGGAGTGCAGGGCGCTGGAGTCCGCGCCGATCAGCACGACGGCCTTGAGCCGGTGGGCGTGCTCCCTGATCAGCGCGTCATAGTTGACGCCCTTGGACAGTCCGCCGGCGATCCAGACCACGTTCTTGAACGAGGACAGCGAGGCGGAGGCGGCATGCGGGTTGGTGGCCTTGGAGTCATTGACCCAGAGCACACCGTTGTGGCGGGCGACGGGCTGGATGCGGTGGTCCCCCGGCAGGTAGTCCTGTAGTCCCTTGCGGACCGCGGACGGTTCGACGCCGTAGGCCCGGACGAGCGCCGCCGCGGCGAGGGCGTTGGCCACCATGTGGCGGGGTGCCACCGCTCCGAGGTCCGAGACGGCGGCCAGTTCAGCGGCGCTGTCCTTGCGCTCGGCGATGAAGGCACGGTCCACCAGCAGGCCCTCGACGACGCCGAGCATGCTGACCGCGGGCGGCAGGGTGGTGAAGCCGACCGCACGGCAGCCCTCCACCACGTCAGCGTCCTCGACCATCCGTTCGGTTTCGATCTGTTCGGCGTTGTAGATGCACGCCTTCTGGGTGTTTTCGTAGACCTTCGCCTTGTCCGCCAGGTAGGAGGCATAGGAGCCATGCCAGTCCACATGGTCCTCGGCGACGTTCAGGCACACACTGGCCACGGGCGAGACGGAGCCGCTCCAGTGCAGCTGGAAGCTTGAGAGCTCCACGGCAAACACGTCGTACTCCACCGGGTCGCGCAAGGCGTCCAGGATGGGGGTCCCGACGTTGCCGACGGCGATGGCCTTGAGGCCGGCGGCCTGCAGCATGGCCTCGGTCAGGCCGACGGTGGTGGTCTTGCCGTTGGTGCCGGTGATGGTGAGCCAGTCGGCGGTCTTGCGTCCCTTGCGTACACGGACGCGCCAGGCCAGTTCGACGTCGCCCCAGACCGGGATGTGGGCCCGCGCCGCGGCGGCCAGCAGCGACTGATCCGGCCGCCAGCCCGGCGAGGTGACGATCAGCTCCGGCTTCTGGCCGTCGACCTTGGGCACCGTGGCGACGGCGTCCTCCCCCAGCAGGACCCCGGCCGCGCCGACAATCCGGAGAGTGTCCGCCTGGGCCTTGGCTTTCGTGCTGGTCGCGGCGTCCACCACGACGACACGGGCGCCGAGCTCGATCAGGGTGTCCGCTGCGGCGAATCCGGAGACTCCGATGCCCGTGACCACCACGCGCAGCCCGGCCCAGTCGGAATCCCAACTGTCCAGGTCCTTGAGCCGCGGCGACGTCGTGATAGCGGAGGGAATCGGACCGGTCATAGGAGCACCACCCATTCTGCGTAGAAGATGCCCAGACCCGCGGCGACAAACAGTCCGCACAGGATCCAGAAACGGACGACGACGGTGACTTCCGCCCAGCCCTTGAGTTCGAAGTGGTGCTGCAGCGGGGCCATCTTGAAGAAGCGCTTTCCCTTGGTGATCTTGAAGTAACCGACCTGGATGATGACCGAGAGGGTGATCAGGACGAAGAGGCCACCGATGAAGGCCAGCAGCAGTTCGGTCCGGGACAGGATGGCGAAGCCGGCGACGGCGCCGCCGATGGCCAGGGAGCCGGTGTCCCCCATGAAGATCTTGGCCGGTGAGGTGTTCCACCACAGGAAGCCGACCAGTGCCGCGCTGAGGATCGCGGCCAGCAGTGCCAGGTCCAGGGGGTCGCGGACGGTATAGCAGCCGCTGCCGGCCTGCCGCGGTGAGCCGCAGGCCTGGTTGCTCTGCCAGATCCCCATCAGGGTGTAGGCACCGAAGACCATCACGGAGGCGCCTGCGGCAAGGCCGTCGAGGCCGTCCGTGAGGTTCACGCCGTTGGTTGCCGCCGTGACGATCAGGTTGGACCACAGGACGAAGAGGATGGCGCCGAACACGGTGCCGCCGAAGGCAAGGTTCAGCCACGGAATATCGCGGACCAGGGAAATCTGTGTGGACGCGGGCGTCACTCCGCCGGCATTGGGGAAGTTCAGGGTCAGCACGGCGAAGATGATGCCGACGGCGCCCTGCAGAATCAGCTTGGCCTTGGCGTTCAGCCCGAGGCTGCGCTGCTTGGAGATCTTGATGAAGTCGTCCAGGAAGCCGACGAGTCCCATGCCCACCATGAGGAACAGCAGCAGCAGTGCCGAGGCCGTCGGCCCCGGAGACCGCGGGTTCATCAGCCACATGACCAGGTGCGTGATGCCGTAGCTGGCGATGACCGCCAGGACGACCACCGTCCCGCCCATCGTGGGCGTGCCGCGTTTGGTGTGGTGCGAGGTGGGCCCGTCGTCCCGGATGAATTGCCCGTAGCTCTTCCGGACCAGGAGCCGGATGAACAGGGGCGTGCCGATGAGGGCGAAGAGCAGGGCCAGGCCGGCGCCGATCAGCAGTGCAATCACAGCGCACTCCCTTCAGTGGCGGTTCCGGCGGGTTTTCCGGCAGCATTTCCAACCGGGGTTCCGGCAGGGGTTCCAAGGGCCTGTGCGGGTAATGCTATCCGATCCCCCAGGTGGCGGAGCCCGATGCTGTTGGAGGACTTGAACAGGACCAGATCGCCCGGCTCGAGTTCCGCCTGCAGGAGCTCGAACGCCTCGTCCGCCGTCTCGGCGAAGACGCATTCGTTGCCCCAGGACCCTTCATTGACCGCGGAGACGTAGAGCGAGCGTGCCTCCCGCCCGACCACGACCAGACGGGAGATATTCAGCCTCACCACCTGGGTGCCCACGGCCATGTGTTCGCGGATGGAATCCTCGCCCAGCTCCAGCATGGCGCCCAGGACGGCCCAGGTCCGCCGGCCCCGGCCCAGATCGGCGAGTGTCCGCAGGGCGGCTCGCATGGATTCCGGGTTCGCGTTGTACGCGTCGTTGATGATGGTGACGCCGTCGGCCCGCTCCGTGCGTTCCATCCGCCAGCGGCTGGCGGCGGTCTGCGCGCTGAGCGAGGCGGCGATCTGCGCACCGGTGATGCCGGCGGCGTAGGCCGCCGCCGCCGCTGCCAGCAGGTTCCCGACATGGTGGGCGCCGATCAGGCGGCTCGAGACATGGCGCCGGGAATCCCCGCCGGGCAGGATCAGGTCGAATTCGGGGTGCCCGCCGGCGTTGAGTTCGACGCCTTCCGCGCGGACACACTCTCCACCGGCTGCGCCGGGCTGGACGCTGCGCGCCGGTTGCGAGGTGTACCCGAGTACGGTGGCCGTCGTCCGGTCCGCCATGGCCGCGACACGGGAGTCATCCAGGTTCAGCACGGCCGTACCGCCGGCCGGAAGGGCCTCGACGAGCTCGCCCTTGGCAATGGCGATGTTCTCGACGCCGCCGAACTCCCCGGCGTGGGCCGAGCCGACGCCGAGCACGACCCCGATGTCCGGGCGGACCATCCCGGCAAGGTAGCGGATGTGGCCGACGCCCGTGGCGCCCATCTCGATCACGAGGTACCGCGTGTCGTATCCGGCCCTGAAGACGGTGAGAGGGACGCCGATCTCGCCGTTGTAGGAGCCCTGCGGGGCAATCGTCCTGCCTTCGGTGGCACCGCCGGCGTCGCTGTCCGGGCCGGCGCCCGCGTCGAGGATCCCGGCGAGCAGGTCCTTGGTGGTGGTCTTGCCGGCCGAGCCGGTAATGCCGATGACCGTCAGCCTGGCGCCTTCGGCGTCGCGGCGGGCGCGGATCCGGCGCACGGTTTCGGCCGCGAGGGCGCCCATGGCAAGGACCGAATCCTCGACCACGACGGCGGGATAGTTCCGCCCGGCGCCGTCGGCGACATCATGCTCCACGAGTGCCAGCACGGCGCCGCGTTCAAATGCGGCGCCGACGAAGTCGTGGCCGTCGGCGCTCTCGCCGGGCTTCGCCACGTAGAGGGAACCCGCTGTGGCTTCACGGGAGTCGGTCACCACGGATGCGGGGGTAATGCCCGGTTCCGCGGCCAGCCGGCCGTTGGTAATCTCGGCGATTTCCGCCGCTGTAAGTGCAATCATCTCGGTTTAGGACTCTATCCGCTGGTCTTCGAGAACGGTGAATCCCCGGGCTGTCAAGGCGTTCCGGAGCTCCACCCTGTCGTCGAGGGAGAGGTTGACTCCCTTGACCTCCTGCCATACCTCGTGCCCCCGGCCGGCCACGAGGATGGTGTCCTCGGGCGCCGCCAGTTCCACGGCCTTCCTGATCGCCGCGTCGCGCGGAAAGACCTCCAGGACCGTGCAGTCCAGGCCCTCGTTGTGCTTCGCGGCCACGGCGCCGGCCAGCACATCGGCACGGATCGCCGCCGCGTCCTCGTCGTGCGGGTCGTCGTCGCTGACAATGACGGTGTCGGCGAGCCGGGCGGCGATGGCCCCCATGGCGGGCCGTTTACCCTGGTCCCGCTGCCCGGTGGCGCCGAAAACGATGATCACTCTGGAGCCGGGTTGCGGGGAACGGACAGCCTCCAGCGCCCTGGCCAGGGCATCCGGGTTGTGCGCAAAGTCAACGACAGCGGCGGGAGCCGTGGAGATCAGCTGCATGCGGCCGGGGACGGCCACGGTAAACGGGTCCGCGGTGTCGAGGGCCGACTGCACGGCGGCCGGATCCTGCCCGCTCTGAAGGACCATGATGGTGGCCAGCGCCGCGTTGGCGACGTTGAAGCTGCCGGGCAAGCCGGTGTGGACGTGCAGTTCCGTGCCGTCGCGGTGCCGGAGCGTGAATTCGGTGCCCAGCGCCCGGGGTACCGGGCGGGCGACGGTCCAGTCAGCGCCGGCTGCGCCGGTGCCGCCGGCGGCCTGGGCCGTGGCGAGGGTCGTGACCGGGATGTCCGCCGCGGCAGCCAGCTTCCGGCCCCACTCGTCGTCGACGGTCACGACGGCGGAACGGGCACGCTGCGCCGTGAAGAGCCTGGCCTTGGTCTGGAAGTACTCCTCCATGGTGCCGTGCAGGTCCAGATGGTCCTGGGTCAGGTTCGTGAAGCCGGCCACGTCGAACACGACCCCGTCGACCCGGTGGAAGGAAACGGCGTGCGAGGAGACCTCCATGGACGCCGCATCGAGCCCCCGTTCACGCATCAGCGCGAGCAGGGCATGGACGTCCGTGGACTCCGGCGTCGTGAGCAGGCTGGGGATCGGCTCGCCGCCGGCCAGGATCTCGATGGTGCCGATCAGGCCGGTTTTCCTGTCGAGCGCCCGCAGCAGGGAATTGATGAAGTACGTCGTGGTGGTCTTGCCGTTCGTACCCGTGACACCGAACAGGACCGGCGCGCCGGCGCCTTCGGGCCGGCTCCGGTAGATCAGGGCGGACAGCCGGCCGACGAGGCCGCGTGGTTCCTCGGCGAGCAGCACGGGTACGGAGATGTCGTTGGAGAGCGCCAGCAGGCGCGCGC from Arthrobacter sp. PAMC25564 encodes:
- the murD gene encoding UDP-N-acetylmuramoyl-L-alanine--D-glutamate ligase yields the protein MTGPIPSAITTSPRLKDLDSWDSDWAGLRVVVTGIGVSGFAAADTLIELGARVVVVDAATSTKAKAQADTLRIVGAAGVLLGEDAVATVPKVDGQKPELIVTSPGWRPDQSLLAAAARAHIPVWGDVELAWRVRVRKGRKTADWLTITGTNGKTTTVGLTEAMLQAAGLKAIAVGNVGTPILDALRDPVEYDVFAVELSSFQLHWSGSVSPVASVCLNVAEDHVDWHGSYASYLADKAKVYENTQKACIYNAEQIETERMVEDADVVEGCRAVGFTTLPPAVSMLGVVEGLLVDRAFIAERKDSAAELAAVSDLGAVAPRHMVANALAAAALVRAYGVEPSAVRKGLQDYLPGDHRIQPVARHNGVLWVNDSKATNPHAASASLSSFKNVVWIAGGLSKGVNYDALIREHAHRLKAVVLIGADSSALHSALQRHAPDVPVISEAKGDTENVQTAGTAHAGAIPSPIFSETVMARAVASAAQLAASGDTVLLAPAAASMDQFSSYAHRGDAFIEAVRELVEGQAQTSEE
- the mraY gene encoding phospho-N-acetylmuramoyl-pentapeptide-transferase, coding for MIALLIGAGLALLFALIGTPLFIRLLVRKSYGQFIRDDGPTSHHTKRGTPTMGGTVVVLAVIASYGITHLVMWLMNPRSPGPTASALLLLFLMVGMGLVGFLDDFIKISKQRSLGLNAKAKLILQGAVGIIFAVLTLNFPNAGGVTPASTQISLVRDIPWLNLAFGGTVFGAILFVLWSNLIVTAATNGVNLTDGLDGLAAGASVMVFGAYTLMGIWQSNQACGSPRQAGSGCYTVRDPLDLALLAAILSAALVGFLWWNTSPAKIFMGDTGSLAIGGAVAGFAILSRTELLLAFIGGLFVLITLSVIIQVGYFKITKGKRFFKMAPLQHHFELKGWAEVTVVVRFWILCGLFVAAGLGIFYAEWVVLL
- the murF gene encoding UDP-N-acetylmuramoyl-tripeptide--D-alanyl-D-alanine ligase; amino-acid sequence: MIALTAAEIAEITNGRLAAEPGITPASVVTDSREATAGSLYVAKPGESADGHDFVGAAFERGAVLALVEHDVADGAGRNYPAVVVEDSVLAMGALAAETVRRIRARRDAEGARLTVIGITGSAGKTTTKDLLAGILDAGAGPDSDAGGATEGRTIAPQGSYNGEIGVPLTVFRAGYDTRYLVIEMGATGVGHIRYLAGMVRPDIGVVLGVGSAHAGEFGGVENIAIAKGELVEALPAGGTAVLNLDDSRVAAMADRTTATVLGYTSQPARSVQPGAAGGECVRAEGVELNAGGHPEFDLILPGGDSRRHVSSRLIGAHHVGNLLAAAAAAYAAGITGAQIAASLSAQTAASRWRMERTERADGVTIINDAYNANPESMRAALRTLADLGRGRRTWAVLGAMLELGEDSIREHMAVGTQVVRLNISRLVVVGREARSLYVSAVNEGSWGNECVFAETADEAFELLQAELEPGDLVLFKSSNSIGLRHLGDRIALPAQALGTPAGTPVGNAAGKPAGTATEGSAL
- a CDS encoding UDP-N-acetylmuramoyl-L-alanyl-D-glutamate--2,6-diaminopimelate ligase — encoded protein: MSELNAPGASAPSGRESTAGFRPTAVAAVPLATIGESIGVVVPGQAGSVPVTGISLNSRAVQPGDLYVALPGATRHGADFAAQAVGAGAAAILTDDAGARLLALSNDISVPVLLAEEPRGLVGRLSALIYRSRPEGAGAPVLFGVTGTNGKTTTTYFINSLLRALDRKTGLIGTIEILAGGEPIPSLLTTPESTDVHALLALMRERGLDAASMEVSSHAVSFHRVDGVVFDVAGFTNLTQDHLDLHGTMEEYFQTKARLFTAQRARSAVVTVDDEWGRKLAAAADIPVTTLATAQAAGGTGAAGADWTVARPVPRALGTEFTLRHRDGTELHVHTGLPGSFNVANAALATIMVLQSGQDPAAVQSALDTADPFTVAVPGRMQLISTAPAAVVDFAHNPDALARALEAVRSPQPGSRVIIVFGATGQRDQGKRPAMGAIAARLADTVIVSDDDPHDEDAAAIRADVLAGAVAAKHNEGLDCTVLEVFPRDAAIRKAVELAAPEDTILVAGRGHEVWQEVKGVNLSLDDRVELRNALTARGFTVLEDQRIES